Proteins from one Phalacrocorax carbo chromosome 19, bPhaCar2.1, whole genome shotgun sequence genomic window:
- the CERS1 gene encoding ceramide synthase 1 → MPPPEPMPGYGQLLRRGYGSLAAAVRGCGDCGWELARRSWAENAHLGWGEVLLCGLCALGWTALRRAAARRVFRPFGEWCKLQPKDAAKMPESAWKLLFYTLSWSYGIYLLFFTDYPFFYDPPSVFYDWKKGMDVPTDIAIAYLLQCSFYGHSIYATAYMDTWRKDSVVMLLHHVVTLTLIAFSYAFRYHNVGILVLFLHDVNDVQLEFTKLNVYFKHRGGVYHRLNDVISNIGCLTFSVSWFWFRLYWFPLKVLYATCYSSLQSVPNIPFYFFFNALLLVLTLMNIYWFLYIVLFVAKVLMGQMQEVNDVREYDVEDSKKTTTAKKKEAGLQLPNALKEGMHLKNGLVKDKRL, encoded by the exons ATGCCGCCCCCCGAGCCCATGCCCGGCTACGGGCAGCTCCTCCGGCGAGGTTACGGGAGCTTGGCGGCGGccgtgcggggctgcggggactGCGGCTGGGAGCTGGCGCGGCGGAGCTGGGCCGAGAACGCTCACCTGGGCTGGGGCGAGGTGCTGCTGTGCGGGCTCTGCGCCCTGGGATGGACCGCgctgcgccgcgccgccgcccgcaggGTCTTTCGG CCCTTCGGGGAGTGGTGCAAACTGCAGCCGAAAGATGCTGCCAAGATGCCTGAGAGTGCCTGGAAGCTGCTTTTCTACACGTTATCCTGGTCGTATGGCATCTACCTGCTCTTCTTCACCGACTACCCCTTCTTCTATGACCCACCATCTGTCTTTTACG ACTGGAAGAAGGGCATGGACGTGCCCACGGACATCGCCATCGCCTACCTGTTGCAGTGCAGCTTCTACGGGCACTCCATCTATGCCACCGCCTACATGGACACGTGGCGCAAGGACTCGGTGGTCATGCTTCTGCACCACGTCGTCACGCTGACCCTCATAGCCTTCTCCTATGCTTTCAG GTACCACAACGTGGGCATCCTTGTGCTTTTCCTGCACGACGTCAATGACGTGCAGCTGGAATTCACCAAGCTCAACGTCTACTTCAAGCACCGGGGGGGAGTCTATCATCGCCTCAACGACGTCATCTCCAACATCGGCTGCCTCACCTTCAGCGTCAGCTG GTTCTGGTTCCGTCTCTACTGGTTTCCCCTCAAGGTGCTCTACGCCACTTGCTACTCCAGCCTCCAGTCGGTCCCTAATATCCCCTTCTACTTCTTCTTCAATGCTCTGCTCCTCGTCCTCACTCTGATGAACATCTACTGGTTTCTG TACATCGTCCTGTTTGTGGCCAAGGTGCTGATGGGGCAGATGCAAGAGGTGAACGACGTGCGTGAGTACGACGTGGAGGACAGCAAGAAAACCACAACGGCCAAGAAGAAAGAGGCTGGACTCCAGCTGCCCAATGCTCTGAAAGAAGG GATGCACCTGAAGAACGGACTTGTAAAAGACAAGCGGTTGTAA